The following are encoded together in the Schistocerca americana isolate TAMUIC-IGC-003095 chromosome 6, iqSchAmer2.1, whole genome shotgun sequence genome:
- the LOC124620082 gene encoding cuticle protein 12.5-like, with amino-acid sequence MLLIILSHSLIKYKREQNVDLLVCELQAPFHRSRSKIFCLSSQLILSALVAAASAGYLGGYAAPAYAAPVAAYAAPVAAVAHAPVAVAHAAPAVAVAHAPVASSVANTYRISQTARLAYAAPAVAHAPVAYAAPAVAHAPVAYAAPAYGYARYAAAAPALGYGYGAYGYAAPALGYGHALVH; translated from the coding sequence atgttgctaataatcttaTCTCATTCACTAATCAAATATAAAAGAGAACAGAACGTAGACTTGCTTGTATGTGAGTTGCAAGCGCCTTTCCACCGTAGTCGTTCAAAAATCTTCTGCCTCTCCTCGCAGCTGATCCTGTCCGCGCTGGTGGCCGCCGCTTCCGCCGGCTACCTGGGAGGCTACGCTGCccccgcctacgccgcccccgtggccgcctacgccgcccccgtCGCCGCCGTGGCGCACGCCCCCGTGGCCGTGGCGCACGCCGCCCCCGCTGTGGCCGTCGCGCACGCCCCAGTCGCCTCCTCCGTGGCCAACACGTACAGGATCTCGCAGACTGCCCGCctcgcctacgccgcccccgccgtggCCCACGCCCCTgtggcctacgccgcccccgccgtggCTCACGCCCCcgtcgcctacgccgcccccgcctacGGCTATGCTCGCTACGCCGCCGCTGCCCCCGCTCTGGGCTACGGATACGGAGCCTACGGCTACGCCGCCCCCGCTCTCGGCTATGGCCACGCCCTCGTCCATTAA